The DNA segment CTTCAATTAACAATTTATAAGCAATCCATATTAAAATAATTCCACCAGTAACTTGTAATCCTGGAATTTTTAATAGCCAAACAATAGCCAGTGTTGCTAAAATTCTTATTACAACTGCCCCGACAGTCCCCCATATGATGGCTTTCTTGCGATGATGCTCTGGTAAGTTCTTAGCAGACATCCCAATAACAATTGCATTGTCTCCTGCTAAGACTAAATCAATCATAATAATTGATAATAATGCTACTAAAAATTCCATTGATAATAATTCCATAATTCTCTCCCTTTACCATTTTTCTGAAAACAAAAAGACCTCTGCCTATAAAGGCAAAGGTCTTGCTAAGCTCATTATTTAAATGGCTATCATAGCCGATGGTAAATACCATGTATTGACGACTATGAAGTAGGTTTCCCTATAGCTACTCCCCCTTGACAAAAGTCAAAGTCTATTAAGTTTTCATGTTTTTTAATTATAGCATACTCTACAAAGTTGTAAACAACATACTAGTTAATTTTAATATGATATTGTTCTTCTTTTTTGTGTATATTATAAAATGCAATCATAGACGGCAAAGAAGAAATAAAATCAGCACACTCAATCCCACTATCCTTTAATAACGTATCAGCGAATGTGGTGTCAAACTGTGCTTCCCAAGTTAAATAATCCAATGTTTCTATTTCCACCCCTAATCTTTTTCTCAAGAAGTGTAATTGAAGACCTGTTTTTGCAAGCGCTAGTGGTATCCGTCCTTGAGGCAATTTTCCTGTCACTATTAAGACCATTTGGCGATACACTTCTTCTACTGGATGTGGGTTTGGATCGGTTATATGAAGAGTCTTTCCAGATGCTAGTTCATTGTCACAACTATAAACTACTGCTTTAATTAAAAAATCTATAGGGACTACATTAATAAATGATTGAGACCTCCCGACATATGGAATTATTGGAAGTTTTCTTAAGTTATCAATCATATTGATGAAGAAGTAAGGACCATCAAATTTAATCGTTTCTCCTGTAACAGAATGTCCTCGAACGATTCCTGGACGTATAATTGTTATTGGAATGATTTTTTTCAATTTTTCAACGAGTACTTCTGCCTCGTATTTTGTCTCTTCGTAATAATTTTTAAATGCCTTTGGTCTAATCAATTCTTCTTCACGTAATATGCCTTCTCGTGTTCCGGCTACATATGCCGTACTAAAATACATATATCTCGTTATTTCCGGTAATGTTTGGACAAAATTATTCACCATATTCGTACCATGAACATTCACTTTCCAAGCTGCAACTCTAGGTACAGCTAAATCATATAAGGCCGCAAGATGCCAAACTGTATTAATTTCTTTATAAAGTGTTTCGAGATCATTAGGTGAAATTCCTAAGTTAGGTAATGTGATATCTCCTTCGATTAATCTGATCTCTACATCGAACGGCACGTTCATGCTTTTTTTGACAATTTCTTTTCCAAGTTTCATTTGAGAAGGTAAAACAACTGCATAGATGGAATTAACTTTTTTTTGATTAATCAATTCTTGCATGATTTGTCGAGCGATAAACCCTGGAAATCCAGTAAATAGTGGTGTTTGCATATAATCTCCTCCGAAACTATCGTTAATTGAATAATACAAAAATTATCATTAAAAAACAACGTCTATTTTTTAATAATAGACGTTGTACGTTATTATTCTTCTTTTTTTGCATGTCGACGCGTTTCTCGGTCGAATAAACTATAAATAACAGGTATTACGTAGAGCGTTAATAACGTCGAACTAATAAGCCCACCAATAACGACAATTCCCATTGGTTGATTTATTTCTGTTCCTTCACCAATTCCAATTGCTAATGGTATTAACGCAAGAATTGTAGTAAGAGCAGTCATTAATATAGGTCTGACTCGATCACGAACGGAAGAAACAATGGCTTCCATTGAAGAATAGCCTCTATTTTTACGTTGATTAATAAAATCAACTAACATAATCCCATTATTTACAACAATCCCAACGAGTACTAATAAGCCAATTACAGCTGTAATGCTTATTGGTGTTTGGGTAATAAACAAGCCTAATGCAACTCCAATAATCATAAGTGGCACTGAGAACATAATGACAAATGGATATTTAAACGATTCAAACTGAGCTGCCATTACGATATAAACAAGCACAATCGCAAGCACAACCGCAAGTAACATATCATTAATTGCACTTTCAAAAAGTTCTCTGTCCCCACCAAAAGTAATATCTACTTCTTCAGGCAACTTTAATTCTTTAAGCACTTTATCAACTTGTTTAGACATCTCCCCTAGTGAGTATGTTGATTCATATTTTAATGTAAAGTTTACTGAACTCGCTTGATCAACTCGTCGAATAGAAATAGGTCCTTGCGCAATTTCAATTTTGGCTACATCTTGAAGTTCAACAAACTGACCTGAAGGCGTACGTAATTTTAATTTTTTGAGCTGTTCAATGCTACTACGATCTTTTTCGTCGTATTTTACAAATACACCGTATACATCATCATTTTCAGAAATGATTTGTGTAGCAAATGCTCCACGCGTCACCGTATTTACTGTTTGTGCAATTTGAGCTGGAGCAAGTCCATTTTCAGTTGCTGCTTCTCTATTAATAGTCATTTGAATTTCATCAATCGTCTCTTCCAAATCATTCGTAATTTCAGTGACTGACTCAAGTTCACGTAATGATGTTTGAATCTCAGTAATGGCTTTTTCTAGTCGTTTGTTATCTGAATCTGTTGCTGTAAACGATAGAGAATTTGGTGTAGAACCTGCAGCTGTTTGTAAGTTAAAATTAACCTCCGCTTGTTCTCCCACAATTTTTTTCACTTCCGGTTGAACTTCATCAACAAATTCAAATACAGATCGTTCTCGCTCTGCTAAAGGAACTAGCTTCACATACATTTCTGCTCTATTGGCTTGGGATGATCCTTGTGACTGCCCTTGCTGAGTTCCACCAATTAGACTGACGTATACGTCTACTTCATTTTCTTTCTTTAATATATCTTCTATTTTTCCTACTACTTCTTTTGTGGCACTCACTGAAGAGCCATTTTCTAACTCCACATCAACACTTACAAACCCTTCATCTGTCGCAGGTAAAAATTCAGTCCCTACTTGGAATAAACCAAATGCCCCCGCTCCTAGCATGACTGTTGTGATTAAGATTACAATGAGACGATGGCCAAGTGCCCATTTTATCGTACGTTCAAAATTATTATAAGATTTTGAACGTCTTCTCTTCGCTTCAGAGTTTCCTCTAGGTTTTTTTAACATACGACTCGCTAGCATTGGTATAACCGTCAAAGCCACTACCAAGGAAGCAAGCAAGCTAAATGATATCGTTAACGCGAATTCTTTGAAAATCTGACCAATTAATCCAGTAATGAAGATTACTGGAACGAATACCGATACTGTCGTTAAAGTGGAAGCCGTAATTGCACCTGCCACCTCTTTTGTTCCTTCGGATGCAGCGGTTTTTGAGTCTTTACCCATTGCCAAATGGCGTTCAATATTTTCAATTACGACAATTGCATTATCAACCAACATACCAATTCCTAATGCAAGAGCCCCTAATGTCATAATGTTAAGCGCAAAATCGGCAAAATACATTAAAACGAACGTTACAATGACCGAATATGGAATGGCGATTCCAATAATAATAGGACTTTTAATTCCACGTAAGAAGATAAATAGCACCAACATAGCGAAAAGGCCACCGAAGGCAAGAGAAGAGCCAATATTACCAATAGCTAGTTTCACATAATCACCTTGGTCAAATAATATATCTGCTTCTACCCCATTAAATTCATCTTTTTGTAATAGTTCATCGAGAGACTTTCTAAATGATGTTGAAACATCGGCTGTATTTGCACCAGATTCTTGTAGGACAGACATCAATACGGCTGGTTGCTCATTCGCTCTAGTTTCTGTCGATGTTTCTTGCTCAGTTAATTCAACCTTCGCAACGTCTGCAACAGTTACATCCTCCCCATCTAATGGGTTGACAGTTACAACAAGATTTTCAATATCTTCAACTGTTGTCAATGTGCTCACAATTCGAGTTGTTAATTGCTTGCCATCATCTGTTTCAATTGGATCACCAGGAAACGAAATATTGTTAGCTTGAATTAATTGTACAATATCTGATTGCGCTAATCCTTTTTCTTCCAGTTTTTGTTGATCGAGCAATATCTGTACTTCTTCAATTAACGCTCCAGATACATTGACACTTGCTACTCCATCCGTACGACGTAATTCTTTTTCTAATTGTTCCGCAATTACACGAACGTCTCCCGCATTTTCAGGTGCACGAAGAGAAAGTTGTATGACTGGAAACTGTGCAGGGTCAAATTTTAAAAATCGTGGTTTCTGTGAGTCATCTGGAATTGGTGTTTGATCAATACGTTGCATGATATCCGCTTGCACATCTTTAATATCAGTCGTCCAATCAAATTGTAATAATATAAAGTTTGCACCTTCTTGAGAAGAAGATTGCAAAGTTTTTATGCCAGGTAATGTTGATAAACTTGTTTCAAGTGGTTTTGTCACTTTTTCACTTACTTCAGTAGGACTTGCCCCAGGATAACTAGTCACAACAACACCAATTGGTGGATTCAGCTCTGGAATCAAGGTGACAGGAATTTTAAAGAATGATACTGCTCCTAAAATGATGACTAAAAACATAATAACTGTTGTAAATACGGGGCGTCTTATTGAAAAATCGCTAATTTTCATTTAGTAAATTCCTTTCCTACATAAACCTTTATATCTATAATATGCGTTACGCCCAGTTACTTCAAATATGAATCGTCCATAAAGTCGCAATGACACAATATTGACAATTTTTATCCAATGATACAAAATGTGAACTCTCAAAATGACAGAAAACAAACCTAATATAATAGGTTGTACAATATATCGTTGGTGAAATAAAAACTAAAAAAAGCCTGATACAAGCTGATTTCCGTTTCGAGCGGACGCGTTCCGTGCGGCGTGCGGTGAGCCTCCTCGTCTCCCAAAAAAATCAATGCTCCTGCTACTCGTCGCAAACGAATTGTGCACAATTCGTTTCCTGTGGGGTCTCACCTGTCACGCAATTCCCACCGGAGTCGCCGCTCTGCACGGAAGTCCGCTAAGAGAATATAAGAAACAAGTGAGATTCCTTGTAGAATAAAAGTCGACCAAAACCATCTTCCAGGAGGGAACTCACTTGTTACAGGCTATGTGAGTGTCATCAAAGAGTTATTTCCGCAAGCGAAGATTATCATTGACCCATTTCATCTAGTTCAATTAATGAATCGCTCTATGAATAAATGTCGTATTACTATGATCAATAAACCTAAAACAGATTCTTATGATAATAGTAAGAAATACCGTCGCCTGAAGCGTTAATGGAAACTACTCCTTAAAAAGAATCTGAACTATCCGGCATAGAATATAAATACTACCCATGATTCGGGCAACGCTTAGCGACAAGTATTGTAGAAGAAATGTTAGCGTATTATCCAGTATTAAAAGCGAATTATAGGCTCTATCAAGAACTTATAAAAGCTATGTCTGGTAAGAATTTCAAGGGATTAGAGACTTGTTTAACTAGATTTGTTTCACCTTTAATTTCAAGTTTATAAGCTTAAAAACGTTAAGAAAACATCTTCCGTTCATAGAAAACAGCTTTATTTACCTTACAATAACGAAAGAATTGAAGGAACTAACAAAAAAATCAACGTATTGAATCGTGTCGCTTATGTATATAGAAATTTCCAGAATTACAAAAACCGTATTATTTTACACCTTAAATTTAAACCAGCTGATAAACAAAGCGAACAAAAACAATGCTCAAAAGCAGAATAATCCTATTTTTAATCATTTCACTGGATCAGGCAATTTATATATTCTTATCTAATTTTAACGTTCAATTTCAGTTGTTTGGAGTGCAAGATGGCGAGAAAACATGTGCTCCTGCGCTTACTCGCCGCAAAGATATTGGACGAATGACAGTTCGTCCAATCGGGAAAAGTGCGAGCTGAAGATCCTAAAGGAGCACAATGGAACGAAGGCTAAGTACGCCACCTCGTGTGGCAACGCCTACGTGACCAACATCCTGTTGGCCTGAGGAGGCTGAAGCCGTGCCCGCGGAAAGCGTCCATCTGTTTCTGTTTCTGCATCGCTTTGCTAGCTTCGAAACATGAAATTGAGCTGCATCGCTTTGCTAGCTTCGAAACATGAAAATGCGTTGGAACGGAAAGCAGCGGGATACTTGACTAATCATAAGAAAAGACTGTCTAGAAAGTCAGTTTTACTGACTTTCTAGACAGTCCCGAGACAAGTAAATAATTCAATTATAGCCGACTAAAATTCTTCACCAACGTCATTTGACAAAGAACCATTATTCTCTTTTTCATTAAGCAGTCTTTTTCAGTGGCATCCACAATACGGCTGATTTTTATAACAAACTATACAATTCGATATTATTATTTTTATCTAGGAACCAGCGCATGGCAAAATCATTCTCAAACAAAAAGACATATCGATCATATCGATCACGTACGAGCATGCTTCTTGGACTTGACATAGATTCTTTTACATCACTTTCATTTTGAATCCAACGTGCAATTTTGTTCCCAATAGGTTCCATACGGACTTCCACGTTGTACTCATTTTTCATCCGATATTCGAATACTTCAAATTGTAGTTGACCAACAGCCCCTAGTATCACGTCTTCCGTGTGTAGAGTTTTATAATATTGAATCGCACCCTCTTGTACTAACTGCATAATCCCTTTATGAAAATGCTTAGATTTCATGACATTTTTCGCTGTAACACGGACAAATAATTCAGGTGTGAACTGTGGTAACTTCTCGTAATTAAACAATCTCTTACCACCCACAATGGTATCGCCAATTTGATAACTTCCCGTGTCATGCAATCCTATAATATCTCCAGCTACTGCTACCTCAACTGTTTCACGATCATCAGCTAAAAATTGTGTCGATTGAGTTAATTTAAAGGTTTTACCGGTACGAGATAAAGTGACGGTCATTCCACGTTCAAACTTTCCTGAAACTATACGGACAAATGCTATACGGTCACGGTGAGCTGGATTCATATTCGCTTGAATTTTAAAAATAAATCCTGAGAATTC comes from the Paenisporosarcina antarctica genome and includes:
- a CDS encoding SDR family oxidoreductase, translated to MQTPLFTGFPGFIARQIMQELINQKKVNSIYAVVLPSQMKLGKEIVKKSMNVPFDVEIRLIEGDITLPNLGISPNDLETLYKEINTVWHLAALYDLAVPRVAAWKVNVHGTNMVNNFVQTLPEITRYMYFSTAYVAGTREGILREEELIRPKAFKNYYEETKYEAEVLVEKLKKIIPITIIRPGIVRGHSVTGETIKFDGPYFFINMIDNLRKLPIIPYVGRSQSFINVVPIDFLIKAVVYSCDNELASGKTLHITDPNPHPVEEVYRQMVLIVTGKLPQGRIPLALAKTGLQLHFLRKRLGVEIETLDYLTWEAQFDTTFADTLLKDSGIECADFISSLPSMIAFYNIHKKEEQYHIKIN
- a CDS encoding efflux RND transporter permease subunit, encoding MKISDFSIRRPVFTTVIMFLVIILGAVSFFKIPVTLIPELNPPIGVVVTSYPGASPTEVSEKVTKPLETSLSTLPGIKTLQSSSQEGANFILLQFDWTTDIKDVQADIMQRIDQTPIPDDSQKPRFLKFDPAQFPVIQLSLRAPENAGDVRVIAEQLEKELRRTDGVASVNVSGALIEEVQILLDQQKLEEKGLAQSDIVQLIQANNISFPGDPIETDDGKQLTTRIVSTLTTVEDIENLVVTVNPLDGEDVTVADVAKVELTEQETSTETRANEQPAVLMSVLQESGANTADVSTSFRKSLDELLQKDEFNGVEADILFDQGDYVKLAIGNIGSSLAFGGLFAMLVLFIFLRGIKSPIIIGIAIPYSVIVTFVLMYFADFALNIMTLGALALGIGMLVDNAIVVIENIERHLAMGKDSKTAASEGTKEVAGAITASTLTTVSVFVPVIFITGLIGQIFKEFALTISFSLLASLVVALTVIPMLASRMLKKPRGNSEAKRRRSKSYNNFERTIKWALGHRLIVILITTVMLGAGAFGLFQVGTEFLPATDEGFVSVDVELENGSSVSATKEVVGKIEDILKKENEVDVYVSLIGGTQQGQSQGSSQANRAEMYVKLVPLAERERSVFEFVDEVQPEVKKIVGEQAEVNFNLQTAAGSTPNSLSFTATDSDNKRLEKAITEIQTSLRELESVTEITNDLEETIDEIQMTINREAATENGLAPAQIAQTVNTVTRGAFATQIISENDDVYGVFVKYDEKDRSSIEQLKKLKLRTPSGQFVELQDVAKIEIAQGPISIRRVDQASSVNFTLKYESTYSLGEMSKQVDKVLKELKLPEEVDITFGGDRELFESAINDMLLAVVLAIVLVYIVMAAQFESFKYPFVIMFSVPLMIIGVALGLFITQTPISITAVIGLLVLVGIVVNNGIMLVDFINQRKNRGYSSMEAIVSSVRDRVRPILMTALTTILALIPLAIGIGEGTEINQPMGIVVIGGLISSTLLTLYVIPVIYSLFDRETRRHAKKEE
- a CDS encoding transposase — its product is MSVIKELFPQAKIIIDPFHLVQLMNRSMNKCRITMINKPKTDSYDNSKKYRRLKR